From the Streptomyces sp. NBC_00376 genome, one window contains:
- a CDS encoding IS3 family transposase (programmed frameshift) translates to MPKPYPQEFREDVVRVARNRGPGVTIEQVAADFGVHAMTLWKWMRRADIDDGTKPGTTSQESTELREARRRIKLLEQENEVLRRAAAYLSQANLPKRIYPLVKELATDGISVTVTCRVLKLARQPYYRWLERPVTDAEFEQAARANALFDAHREDPEFGYRFLADEARSVGAGMADRTAWRICRDNSWWSVFGKKRGRIKKAGPPVHDDLVRRDFTAGAPNRLWLIDITEHVTGEGKLYLCAVKDVFSKRIVGYSIDSPMKSRLAVAALDNAVARRENVAGCVLHSDRGSQFRSRKFVQALGRHQIAGSIGRVGAAGDNAAMESFFSLLQKNVLDRRKWANRQELRIAIVTWIERTYHRRRRQASLGRLTPVEYETVMTTPALLAA, encoded by the exons GTGCCCAAGCCTTATCCCCAAGAGTTCCGCGAGGATGTCGTACGGGTCGCGAGGAACCGCGGCCCGGGCGTGACGATCGAGCAGGTGGCCGCCGACTTCGGAGTCCACGCGATGACGCTGTGGAAGTGGATGCGCCGGGCGGACATCGACGACGGCACAAAGCCCGGAACGACCAGTCAGGAGAGCACGGAGCTACGGGAAGCGCGTCGACGGATCAAGCTGCTGGAGCAGGAGAACGAGGTCCTGCGCCGGGCCGCGGCCTACCTGTCCCAGGCGAACCTGCCG AAAAGGATCTACCCGCTCGTGAAAGAGCTGGCCACGGACGGAATCTCCGTCACGGTCACGTGCCGGGTCCTCAAGCTCGCCCGCCAGCCCTACTACCGCTGGCTCGAACGGCCGGTGACCGATGCCGAGTTCGAGCAGGCCGCTCGCGCGAACGCGTTGTTCGACGCCCACCGCGAGGACCCGGAGTTCGGCTACCGCTTCCTGGCCGACGAAGCCCGCAGCGTGGGAGCCGGCATGGCCGACCGGACCGCGTGGCGGATCTGCCGGGACAACAGCTGGTGGAGCGTGTTCGGCAAGAAGCGCGGCAGGATCAAGAAAGCTGGCCCGCCGGTGCACGACGACCTCGTCCGCCGGGACTTCACCGCCGGCGCACCGAACCGGCTGTGGCTCATCGACATCACCGAACACGTCACGGGAGAAGGGAAGCTGTATCTCTGTGCGGTCAAGGACGTCTTCAGCAAGCGGATCGTGGGCTACTCCATCGACTCGCCGATGAAGTCCCGTCTGGCCGTCGCGGCCCTGGACAACGCTGTTGCCCGACGTGAGAACGTCGCCGGCTGTGTTCTGCACAGCGATCGCGGGTCGCAGTTTCGGTCCCGGAAGTTCGTCCAAGCGCTCGGCCGGCACCAGATCGCCGGCTCGATAGGGAGGGTCGGGGCGGCAGGCGACAACGCGGCCATGGAGTCCTTCTTCAGCCTGCTGCAGAAGAATGTCCTCGACCGACGGAAGTGGGCCAACCGCCAGGAACTACGGATCGCGATCGTGACCTGGATCGAGCGGACCTACCACCGACGCCGCAGACAAGCCTCACTCGGTCGGCTGACCCCCGTCGAATACGAAACCGTCATGACCACACCGGCCCTCCTGGCCGCGTGA
- a CDS encoding DUF3995 domain-containing protein, which translates to MYEAPHDKTTLGLWGRIACAWAVAFAVLHFYWALGGSWGLSVSAGPLAEERPGWFVVVGLWGVGLLCLVGGVLGWLLARPRPRGLAGQVVKALGWCACAVLLIRGIAVEVLLLTDAAGSEINVSPEQRLWTLLLWNPWFLVGGLVFGLAARRSRTHREPE; encoded by the coding sequence ATGTATGAAGCTCCGCATGACAAGACAACGCTGGGGTTGTGGGGGCGCATAGCGTGTGCCTGGGCGGTTGCTTTCGCCGTGCTCCATTTTTACTGGGCGCTGGGCGGCAGTTGGGGCCTCAGTGTCTCGGCGGGGCCCTTGGCCGAGGAACGCCCTGGGTGGTTCGTGGTGGTGGGCTTGTGGGGCGTGGGATTGCTGTGCCTTGTCGGCGGTGTGCTGGGATGGCTTCTCGCTAGGCCGCGGCCTCGTGGTCTGGCAGGACAGGTGGTCAAGGCCCTGGGATGGTGTGCCTGCGCTGTGCTGCTAATACGTGGCATCGCCGTCGAGGTGCTGCTGCTGACCGACGCTGCGGGCTCGGAAATAAACGTAAGCCCGGAACAGCGGCTGTGGACGCTGCTGCTGTGGAATCCCTGGTTTCTGGTCGGTGGTCTCGTCTTTGGTTTGGCCGCACGGAGGTCCCGGACGCACCGAGAGCCCGAGTAG
- a CDS encoding IS701 family transposase, with translation MLSGELAAVRCDLEDFAAEMFEPFARADQRRWGGVYLRGLLLDGGRKSVEPMAARLGEDGNRQALAHFITSSPWDAAHVRARLAWRMQPVVKPTASIIDDTGFLKDGDASACVTRQYTGTAGKVTNCQAGVSLHLASNGASAAVNWRLFLPGSWDPASPKADQAKVARRGKCAIPAQVGHVEKWQLALDMIDETRSWGIEVPQVIADGGYGDTAAFRLGLEERGLDYVVGISTPTTAQPEDAQPSAPACTGRGRRPVPAYPEPARRVKSLVIAAGKSSARPVQWREGSRPGSGRSGHKRMYSRFVALRIRPAGREIRKATAATELPVRWLLAEWPADQDEPVQFWLSNLPATTPLPVLVRTAKLRWRIENDYREMKQALGLAHFEGRTWPGWHHHVTLVSVAHAFCTLQRLSRSPKETASA, from the coding sequence GTGCTGAGTGGGGAGTTGGCTGCGGTCCGGTGTGATCTGGAGGACTTCGCGGCGGAGATGTTCGAGCCGTTCGCGCGAGCGGATCAGCGTCGGTGGGGTGGGGTCTATCTGCGGGGCCTGCTGCTGGACGGCGGGCGCAAGTCGGTGGAACCGATGGCCGCCCGCCTGGGCGAAGACGGGAACCGGCAGGCGCTGGCCCACTTCATCACCTCCAGCCCGTGGGATGCGGCGCATGTGCGGGCCCGTCTGGCCTGGCGTATGCAGCCGGTCGTCAAGCCCACCGCGTCGATCATCGATGACACCGGGTTCCTCAAGGACGGGGATGCGTCGGCGTGTGTGACCCGGCAGTACACCGGCACTGCGGGCAAGGTCACCAACTGCCAGGCCGGGGTGTCGCTGCACCTGGCTTCCAACGGCGCCTCGGCGGCGGTGAACTGGCGTCTGTTCCTGCCCGGGAGCTGGGATCCCGCCTCGCCGAAGGCCGATCAGGCCAAAGTGGCCCGCCGTGGCAAGTGCGCCATCCCTGCCCAGGTGGGCCATGTCGAGAAGTGGCAGCTGGCCCTCGACATGATCGACGAGACGCGGTCCTGGGGCATCGAGGTGCCCCAGGTCATCGCCGACGGCGGCTATGGTGACACCGCCGCCTTCCGGCTCGGCCTGGAAGAACGCGGTCTCGATTACGTGGTGGGCATCTCGACCCCGACCACCGCACAGCCCGAGGACGCACAGCCGTCTGCCCCGGCCTGCACAGGCCGGGGCAGACGGCCGGTTCCTGCCTACCCCGAGCCGGCCCGGAGGGTGAAGAGCCTGGTCATCGCGGCCGGAAAGTCTTCCGCGCGGCCGGTGCAGTGGAGGGAGGGATCACGGCCGGGCAGTGGCCGCAGCGGGCACAAACGCATGTACTCGCGCTTCGTGGCCCTGCGGATCCGGCCCGCCGGACGCGAGATCCGCAAGGCCACGGCCGCCACCGAGCTTCCGGTCCGCTGGTTGCTGGCCGAATGGCCCGCCGACCAGGACGAGCCCGTGCAGTTCTGGCTCTCCAACCTGCCCGCAACCACCCCGTTGCCCGTCCTCGTGCGCACCGCGAAGCTCCGCTGGCGCATCGAGAACGACTACCGCGAGATGAAACAGGCCCTGGGCCTGGCCCACTTCGAAGGCCGAACCTGGCCAGGCTGGCACCACCACGTCACCCTCGTCTCGGTCGCCCACGCCTTCTGCACCCTGCAGCGACTGAGCCGATCCCCAAAAGAGACGGCGTCGGCCTGA
- a CDS encoding IS4 family transposase: protein MPRPGQVKSSGERLSDRIALGVLTRVFAPELVDEVVVGCGRLEQRSRLLPARVVVYFVLAMCLFSGQGYEEVARLLTQGLERVRRWEKPWQVPTTAAIGRARRRLGPEPLKVLFARVCRPVAAPDTAGAWYRQWRLVAVDGTVFDVPDTGANSDFFGRPGSGRGQQRSAYPRVRVAALVECGTHAVFAAATGPLSVHEQQLIPGLLGRLEPGMLLMADRGITGFELWRAASDTGADLLWRVRKNIVLPVLEAFDDGSYLSEIVAAGDRKHRDPVRVRVIEYTLGREDADTVYRLITTICNPQEAPAADLAGLYHQRWEIENTLDEIKTHQGGHRLVLRSQYPDGVEQEIYGFLLVHHALRDVMHHTAHQAGLDPDRLSFTRTLRIARRHVTDQAALSPLTTQSSPDPRHP from the coding sequence GTGCCAAGGCCTGGACAGGTGAAGTCGTCGGGTGAGCGGTTGTCGGACCGGATCGCTCTGGGTGTGCTGACGCGGGTGTTTGCGCCCGAGTTGGTGGATGAGGTGGTTGTTGGGTGTGGGCGTCTGGAACAGCGGTCGCGGCTGTTGCCGGCCCGGGTGGTGGTCTATTTCGTGCTCGCGATGTGTCTGTTCTCCGGGCAGGGCTATGAGGAGGTGGCCCGACTGCTGACGCAGGGGCTGGAGCGGGTGCGGCGGTGGGAGAAACCGTGGCAGGTGCCCACGACAGCGGCGATCGGCCGGGCCCGCCGGCGATTGGGGCCGGAGCCGTTGAAGGTGCTGTTCGCGCGAGTGTGCCGGCCGGTGGCCGCCCCGGACACTGCTGGTGCCTGGTATCGGCAGTGGCGTCTGGTTGCGGTGGACGGCACGGTCTTCGATGTGCCGGACACCGGGGCGAACAGCGATTTCTTCGGCCGGCCCGGCTCGGGCCGGGGACAGCAGCGCAGTGCCTACCCGCGGGTGAGGGTCGCTGCGCTGGTGGAGTGCGGGACACACGCGGTGTTCGCCGCGGCGACCGGCCCGCTGTCGGTTCATGAACAGCAGTTGATTCCCGGCCTGCTGGGCCGGCTCGAGCCGGGAATGCTGCTGATGGCCGACCGCGGCATCACCGGCTTCGAGCTGTGGCGGGCCGCCTCGGACACGGGCGCGGACCTGTTGTGGCGCGTCCGGAAGAACATCGTGCTCCCGGTCCTCGAAGCCTTCGACGACGGCTCCTACCTGTCCGAGATCGTTGCGGCAGGCGACCGCAAGCACCGGGACCCGGTCCGGGTCCGCGTCATCGAGTACACCCTCGGCCGCGAGGACGCCGACACGGTCTACCGGCTGATCACGACCATCTGCAACCCGCAGGAGGCCCCTGCGGCCGACCTGGCGGGCCTCTACCATCAACGCTGGGAGATCGAGAACACCCTGGACGAGATCAAGACCCATCAGGGCGGACACCGCCTCGTCCTCCGCTCCCAGTACCCCGATGGCGTCGAGCAGGAAATCTACGGTTTCCTTCTTGTCCACCACGCACTCCGGGACGTCATGCACCACACCGCTCACCAGGCCGGCCTCGACCCCGACAGACTGTCCTTCACCCGCACCCTTCGCATCGCTCGCCGCCACGTCACCGACCAGGCGGCACTTTCCCCCCTCACGACTCAGTCGAGCCCTGACCCACGCCATCCGTGA
- a CDS encoding C40 family peptidase, translated as MEAGKVVLRPGDTLYALAGRHDTTVKALQRLNALGTSTLIYAGDTFRVPAGTGPVGETRKDRPTDGAPSASAKSPARSAPQRVVAFAQAQLGKPYIWGGTGPRGYDCSGLVTRAWKAAGVSLPRTTWGLLRAGTATTRAQLVPGDLVIANSGGHVQLYIGHGKVIHAPRPGSTVTVAPLAAASDVVSYRHITP; from the coding sequence GTGGAGGCCGGGAAGGTCGTCCTGCGGCCCGGTGACACGCTCTACGCGCTGGCCGGCCGGCACGACACCACCGTCAAGGCCCTGCAGCGGCTCAATGCTCTGGGCACGTCGACACTGATCTACGCAGGAGACACCTTCCGTGTCCCCGCAGGAACGGGACCCGTGGGCGAGACGAGGAAGGACCGGCCGACGGATGGGGCGCCGTCGGCATCGGCGAAGTCTCCTGCACGGTCCGCTCCGCAGCGCGTTGTCGCCTTCGCCCAGGCGCAGTTGGGCAAGCCCTACATATGGGGTGGGACCGGCCCGCGCGGTTACGACTGCTCAGGTCTGGTGACGCGGGCATGGAAGGCGGCCGGAGTGAGCCTCCCGCGCACCACGTGGGGTCTGCTCCGGGCAGGCACGGCCACGACCCGCGCCCAGCTCGTCCCCGGCGACCTGGTGATCGCGAACAGCGGCGGGCACGTCCAGCTCTACATCGGGCACGGCAAGGTCATCCACGCCCCACGCCCTGGCAGTACGGTCACCGTCGCCCCACTCGCCGCCGCATCCGATGTCGTCAGCTACCGCCACATCACACCGTGA
- a CDS encoding tetratricopeptide repeat protein: MTTDVTPELAEAIQRGYDQRDRANMAPTIAYFQALLAEHPGHPVLIYEVGGAYDTAGQEETARSYYERALALDLDGDVLRRCLCQYASTLRWLGELDKSLAVLDRARREFPDSDSVRVFRAMTLNDAQRPDEAVAELLTVVTGHAEVTDLGRWAVGLRGLAQWLADGRPE, translated from the coding sequence GTGACGACCGACGTGACGCCCGAACTGGCCGAGGCGATCCAGCGTGGCTACGACCAGCGCGACCGGGCGAACATGGCGCCGACGATCGCCTACTTCCAGGCACTGCTTGCCGAACACCCTGGTCACCCAGTCCTCATATACGAGGTGGGTGGCGCCTACGACACCGCGGGTCAGGAGGAGACCGCCCGCAGCTACTACGAGCGGGCGCTTGCCCTCGACCTCGACGGTGACGTCCTGCGCCGGTGCCTGTGCCAGTACGCCAGCACCCTGAGGTGGCTGGGCGAGCTGGACAAGTCGCTAGCGGTGCTCGACCGCGCCCGCAGGGAGTTCCCCGACTCGGACTCCGTACGCGTCTTCCGCGCCATGACCCTCAACGACGCCCAGCGGCCAGACGAGGCGGTGGCCGAGTTGCTCACCGTCGTCACCGGGCACGCCGAGGTCACCGACCTCGGGCGGTGGGCGGTCGGACTGCGTGGCCTCGCCCAGTGGCTCGCCGACGGCCGCCCCGAATAG
- a CDS encoding transposase has product MKHCPAEFKADAVALYRSRPGATIKSVATDLGVNTETLRNWIRAADGRRSGAHSTAAAAPRPDGDGIQAELAAARKRIRELEEERDILRKAARYFAGETRW; this is encoded by the coding sequence ATGAAGCACTGCCCCGCCGAGTTCAAGGCGGACGCGGTCGCGCTGTATCGGTCCCGTCCGGGAGCGACGATCAAGTCGGTCGCCACCGACCTCGGAGTGAACACCGAGACGCTGCGGAACTGGATCCGGGCCGCTGACGGACGCCGGTCCGGCGCTCACTCCACAGCTGCGGCGGCGCCGCGGCCTGATGGTGACGGGATCCAGGCGGAGCTGGCCGCCGCGAGGAAGAGGATCCGCGAGCTGGAGGAGGAGCGGGACATCCTCCGCAAGGCGGCCCGGTATTTCGCGGGAGAGACGCGCTGGTGA
- a CDS encoding IS3 family transposase produces MNRCQFVEDHQRRFGVTRLCSLLGIARSSFYYWRRTAAARTARQAAEAELAARIRKVHQDSDGTYGAPRITAEPREDGGLVVNHKRVARIMRTVGLEGVRLRRRHRTTVADPAAAKAPDLVGRDFTAAAVNAKYVGDITYLPVSGAKPLYLATVIDLCSRRLAGWAIADHMRTELVIDALQAAERTRGSLAGAVMHTDHGSQDGFN; encoded by the coding sequence GTGAACCGCTGCCAGTTCGTCGAGGATCACCAGCGCCGGTTCGGCGTCACGCGGTTGTGCTCGTTGCTGGGAATCGCCCGCTCGAGCTTCTACTACTGGCGCCGCACCGCGGCTGCACGGACGGCCCGGCAGGCCGCCGAGGCCGAACTCGCGGCCCGGATACGCAAGGTTCACCAGGACTCCGACGGCACCTACGGCGCCCCGAGGATCACCGCGGAGCCCCGCGAGGACGGCGGCCTGGTGGTCAATCACAAGCGGGTCGCGAGGATCATGCGGACCGTCGGCCTGGAAGGCGTCCGTCTGCGGCGCCGGCACCGCACCACCGTCGCGGACCCGGCCGCGGCGAAGGCGCCGGACCTGGTCGGACGCGACTTCACCGCGGCCGCGGTGAACGCGAAGTACGTCGGCGACATCACATACTTGCCGGTCAGCGGCGCGAAACCGCTCTATCTCGCGACCGTGATCGACCTGTGTTCACGCCGTCTGGCCGGGTGGGCGATCGCCGATCACATGCGCACCGAGCTCGTCATCGATGCCCTCCAGGCTGCCGAACGGACCCGCGGGAGCCTTGCCGGGGCGGTGATGCACACCGATCACGGCTCGCAAGACGGATTCAACTGA
- a CDS encoding IS30 family transposase, whose protein sequence is MGSVERHKQVRAYRGLVPSPGRPSVAWREDRVRFWTVIARGAKTEDACSAAGVSGPVGFRWFRHAGGVNPCLPDDVSGRYLSFPEREDIAVWHAQGAGVREIARRLGRAPSTVSRELRRNASTRTYKLDYRASTAQWHAERRARRPKTAKLVDNPRLRAYIQARLSRDVTDAGGNRLGPEGPAWKGRNKPHRGDRGWVTAWSPEQIARRLPVEFPDDEDMRISHEAIYQALYVEGRGALKRELVACLRTGRALRVPRARSRQKAWAHVTDKVLLGERPAEAEDRAVPGHWEGDLIIGLKRSAIGTLVERTTRFTMLVHLPREEGYGVVPRTKNGPALAGYGASTMKNALARTMTTLPEQLRRSLTWDRGKELSAHAAFTVETGIPVYFADPHSPWQRGTNENTNGLLRQYFPKGTDLSRWNSEELQAVAAVFNNRPRKTLGWRTPAEVFTKQLRSLPPASVATTD, encoded by the coding sequence ATGGGCTCTGTGGAGCGGCACAAGCAGGTTCGTGCGTATCGGGGGTTGGTGCCGTCGCCGGGCAGGCCGTCGGTGGCCTGGCGTGAGGACAGGGTCAGGTTCTGGACGGTGATCGCTCGGGGTGCCAAGACCGAGGATGCGTGCAGTGCTGCCGGGGTGTCCGGGCCGGTGGGATTCCGCTGGTTCCGGCACGCTGGCGGCGTGAATCCGTGTCTTCCTGATGATGTGTCCGGGCGCTACCTGTCGTTTCCCGAGCGGGAGGACATCGCCGTCTGGCATGCCCAGGGCGCCGGCGTCCGCGAGATCGCCCGCAGGCTCGGACGGGCGCCGTCGACGGTCTCCCGTGAGCTGCGGCGCAATGCCTCTACCCGGACCTACAAGCTGGACTACCGGGCCTCGACCGCGCAGTGGCACGCTGAACGCCGGGCCCGGCGCCCGAAGACGGCCAAGCTCGTGGACAATCCGAGGCTGCGAGCCTATATCCAGGCCCGGCTGTCGAGGGACGTCACCGACGCCGGAGGCAACCGTCTGGGCCCGGAGGGCCCGGCCTGGAAGGGGCGCAACAAGCCGCACCGCGGCGACAGAGGCTGGGTGACAGCATGGAGCCCGGAGCAGATCGCGCGACGCCTGCCGGTCGAGTTCCCCGACGATGAGGACATGCGCATCAGTCACGAGGCGATCTACCAGGCGCTCTACGTCGAGGGACGTGGTGCGCTGAAACGCGAGCTGGTGGCCTGCCTGCGCACCGGACGGGCGCTGCGTGTTCCCCGGGCACGCAGCCGGCAGAAGGCGTGGGCCCACGTCACCGACAAGGTCCTCCTCGGCGAGCGTCCCGCCGAGGCCGAGGACCGCGCCGTTCCCGGGCACTGGGAGGGCGACCTCATCATCGGGCTGAAGCGCTCGGCGATCGGGACTCTCGTCGAGCGCACCACCAGGTTCACCATGCTGGTCCACCTGCCGCGCGAGGAGGGCTACGGTGTGGTCCCGCGCACGAAGAACGGACCCGCTCTGGCCGGATACGGTGCCAGCACGATGAAGAACGCCCTGGCCAGGACGATGACCACACTGCCTGAGCAACTCCGGCGGTCTCTCACCTGGGACCGCGGCAAGGAGTTGTCCGCGCACGCCGCCTTCACGGTCGAGACCGGCATCCCTGTCTACTTCGCTGACCCCCACAGCCCCTGGCAACGCGGGACCAACGAGAACACCAACGGCCTACTGCGTCAGTACTTCCCCAAGGGCACCGACTTGTCCCGCTGGAACAGCGAAGAGCTCCAGGCCGTCGCGGCGGTCTTCAACAACCGGCCCCGGAAAACACTCGGGTGGCGAACCCCGGCTGAAGTATTCACCAAGCAGCTACGATCGCTCCCACCAGCCAGCGTTGCGACGACCGATTGA
- a CDS encoding helix-turn-helix domain-containing protein: MKRKVGYTWRLREVMAQQQIFTATELVPLLRERGIDLSASQVHRLVSGTSERLSLQVMAALCDILSCTPADLVATTAENAGVRKTATGDLPAPPADVAKLRPRAARILPDS; this comes from the coding sequence ATGAAACGCAAGGTCGGATACACCTGGCGGCTGCGCGAGGTCATGGCCCAGCAGCAGATCTTCACGGCCACCGAACTGGTGCCGCTGCTGCGCGAGCGGGGCATCGATCTGTCCGCCTCCCAGGTCCACCGCTTGGTCTCCGGCACCTCGGAACGTCTGTCGTTGCAGGTCATGGCCGCGCTCTGCGACATCTTGTCCTGCACCCCGGCCGACCTGGTGGCCACCACCGCCGAGAACGCCGGCGTCCGCAAGACCGCCACCGGCGACCTGCCCGCCCCGCCCGCGGACGTCGCGAAACTCCGCCCTCGAGCCGCCCGCATCCTGCCCGACTCATGA